One window of the Buchnera aphidicola (Meitanaphis elongallis) genome contains the following:
- a CDS encoding NADH-quinone oxidoreductase subunit M yields the protein MLLLIFIMVPFLGGILCLILDQYDIKVSHYIALISMSMVLILSVSLLFYDLTIYIPSIYSSYWNFEYEIPWIPQFGISFHLAADGLSILMLILTSILGIISILCAWDKVRKYIGFFYLNLLWILSFSMGIFLSIDLFLFFFFWEIITFPAYFLMMFWGHKINNKKFCCNRYIAANKFFMYSQCSGLILLFSILFLVYSNYLSTHILSFNYDLLRNTSLSCMLETYIMLGFFLAFSIKLPIVPFHGWLVDFHTYSPIFGSLDISGILLKTAVYALLRFNIPFFPHSSVSFSYIFMLLGFITVFYTALVAFSQDDIKRLIAYTSISHMGFALIAIYSASQIAYQGVVLQTISYALSTSALYCLVGQLFQRTDTRDMRNMGGLWSSINWIPGFSLFFAVANLGIPGTGNFLGEFMILLGSFKNHALLVSITAFSLIVSALCSLIMIQKTYFGHATVTRNTVIVKYVSFREIFISVLLLSMLILIGFFPNIILNISEIPLNNIRTIFSNFILTTRL from the coding sequence ATGTTGCTTCTTATTTTCATTATGGTTCCTTTTTTAGGTGGAATACTTTGTTTGATTCTTGATCAATATGATATAAAAGTATCTCATTATATAGCATTAATATCGATGAGTATGGTGTTAATATTATCTGTTTCATTATTATTTTATGATTTAACTATTTATATTCCTAGTATATATAGTTCTTATTGGAACTTTGAATATGAAATTCCTTGGATACCACAGTTTGGAATTTCTTTTCATTTAGCAGCAGATGGATTGTCTATTTTAATGTTAATTTTAACTAGTATTTTAGGAATAATATCTATATTGTGTGCATGGGACAAAGTGCGAAAGTATATTGGATTTTTTTATTTGAATTTGTTATGGATTTTAAGTTTTTCTATGGGAATCTTTCTTTCCATAGATCTTTTTTTATTTTTCTTTTTTTGGGAAATTATAACATTTCCAGCATATTTTTTAATGATGTTTTGGGGACATAAGATTAATAACAAAAAATTTTGTTGTAATCGATACATTGCTGCTAATAAATTTTTTATGTATTCTCAGTGTTCTGGTTTAATTTTGTTGTTTTCAATATTATTTTTAGTATATTCTAATTATTTGTCTACTCATATTTTAAGTTTTAATTATGATTTACTTCGTAATACTTCTTTAAGTTGTATGTTAGAAACTTATATTATGTTGGGTTTTTTTTTAGCATTTTCTATAAAGCTTCCTATTGTACCATTTCATGGTTGGCTTGTAGATTTTCATACTTATTCACCTATTTTTGGTTCATTAGACATTTCCGGTATTTTGTTAAAAACAGCGGTTTATGCTTTATTGCGATTTAATATTCCTTTTTTTCCTCATTCTTCAGTTAGTTTTTCATATATTTTTATGTTGTTAGGATTTATTACTGTATTTTATACAGCATTAGTTGCTTTTTCTCAAGACGATATAAAACGTTTAATTGCTTATACGTCTATATCGCATATGGGTTTTGCTTTAATTGCTATTTATAGTGCTAGTCAAATTGCTTATCAAGGAGTTGTTTTACAAACAATTTCTTATGCATTGTCTACTTCTGCTTTATATTGTCTTGTAGGTCAGTTATTTCAACGTACTGATACTCGTGATATGAGAAATATGGGTGGTTTGTGGTCTAGTATTAATTGGATACCTGGTTTTTCTTTATTTTTTGCAGTGGCAAATTTAGGAATTCCGGGTACTGGAAATTTTTTAGGTGAATTTATGATATTGTTGGGATCATTTAAAAATCATGCTTTGTTAGTTAGTATTACTGCTTTTTCTTTGATTGTTTCAGCATTATGTTCTTTGATCATGATACAAAAAACATATTTTGGTCATGCTACTGTCACTCGTAATACAGTTATTGTAAAATATGTTTCTTTTCGTGAGATTTTTATATCAGTATTATTATTGTCAATGTTGATATTAATTGGATTCTTTCCAAATATAATTTTGAATATATCCGAAATTCCATTAAATAATATTCGGACTATTTTTTCTAATTTTATTTTAACTACAAGGCTGTAA
- a CDS encoding NADH-quinone oxidoreductase subunit N: protein MIITINQLIAFSPLLILLLTVIITMLSIACNRNHFVTFLCSIIGLILSLLSLYIVRMSVPIDVTMLFHIDKYSLLYLVIIIFSSIISCIFSYSWLKNCIYNREEFYLLLLFSTIGCVSLIIANHMSILFIGMELMSLPTLGLIAYTYFKRNSLEAAIKYMILSCSVSVLALFGIALIYSITGSLTFSSLIYELLVSITHPDSVLLCGLGLVILAFSFKLSIFPFHIWTPDVYRGTSSVALMYLSIATKITVLSLFFKIFIFLIFFHIDVFNIVLEIMLCISIIFGSIMALFQTSIKRFLGYSSISQSGYLLTSLLSSNDFNFSLESIGIYLISYLLSSIGILGLISIISHLDDESQFDSIACYRGLFWYNPIFSSIMTIMLFSLSGIPITIGFIGKFYLLSLIIKENFWLLGIVFITGSIIGMYSYLRIVTCLYLAPLDNFNTKRIVVNINSKKYVFFLFIISLLVLILGIYPNAIIDIISKSEPIIF, encoded by the coding sequence ATGATAATAACTATAAATCAGTTGATAGCATTTTCTCCATTATTAATTTTATTATTAACTGTAATAATTACAATGTTATCTATTGCATGTAATCGTAATCACTTTGTTACTTTTTTATGTTCTATTATAGGATTAATATTGTCTTTATTATCTTTATACATAGTTCGAATGAGTGTACCAATAGATGTTACTATGTTGTTTCATATAGATAAGTATTCATTGTTATATCTTGTTATAATTATTTTTTCGAGTATTATTTCGTGCATTTTTTCATATTCGTGGTTGAAAAATTGTATTTATAATCGTGAAGAATTTTATTTATTGTTATTATTTTCTACTATTGGTTGTGTTTCATTAATTATTGCTAATCATATGTCTATTTTATTTATTGGAATGGAATTAATGTCTTTACCTACTTTAGGATTGATTGCATATACGTATTTTAAGAGAAATTCTTTAGAAGCGGCTATAAAATATATGATTTTATCTTGTTCAGTTTCGGTGTTAGCATTATTTGGTATTGCATTGATATATTCAATTACGGGAAGTCTTACATTTTCTAGTTTGATATATGAATTATTAGTATCTATTACACATCCAGATAGTGTTTTGTTATGTGGTTTAGGGTTAGTTATTTTAGCTTTTTCTTTTAAATTATCTATATTTCCATTTCATATTTGGACTCCAGATGTTTATAGAGGAACTTCTTCAGTAGCATTAATGTACCTATCTATTGCGACTAAAATTACAGTGCTTAGTTTGTTTTTTAAAATATTTATTTTTTTGATATTTTTTCATATAGATGTTTTTAACATTGTATTAGAAATTATGCTGTGTATATCTATTATTTTCGGTAGTATTATGGCTTTGTTTCAAACTAGTATTAAAAGATTTTTAGGATATTCTTCTATTTCTCAGTCTGGATATTTGTTAACATCTTTGTTATCCTCTAACGATTTTAATTTTTCTTTAGAATCGATTGGTATATATTTAATTAGTTATTTATTATCTAGTATTGGTATACTAGGGTTAATTAGTATAATTTCTCATTTAGATGATGAGTCACAGTTTGATTCTATTGCTTGTTATCGTGGTTTGTTTTGGTACAATCCTATTTTTTCAAGCATTATGACTATAATGTTATTTTCTTTATCTGGAATTCCTATAACTATTGGTTTTATTGGAAAATTTTATTTGTTGTCATTAATAATTAAAGAAAATTTTTGGTTATTAGGTATTGTTTTTATTACAGGATCAATTATTGGTATGTATTCTTATTTAAGAATAGTTACATGTTTATATTTAGCACCGCTTGATAATTTTAATACAAAAAGAATCGTTGTAAATATTAATAGTAAAAAATATGTATTTTTTTTATTTATAATATCGTTATTAGTATTAATATTAGGTATATATCCTAATGCAATTATAGATATAATTTCAAAATCTGAACCTATTATATTTTAA